In Herbaspirillum sp. WKF16, one genomic interval encodes:
- a CDS encoding sigma-70 family RNA polymerase sigma factor, which produces MTVGGLSKNEFLSLLFREHHGWLAAWLRKKTGCPHHAADLAQEAFARILCLADPAALQQPRAFMVTTATRLIIDEERKRKLELAYLDALALMRDSHQACADSPEQIMLAVEALDAIAAMLEGLAEKPRRAFLMNRLDGLSHGEIAAELKVSASMVKQYLAAAALHCYRALYPAAPDIRTA; this is translated from the coding sequence ATGACCGTCGGCGGCCTCAGCAAGAACGAATTCCTCAGCCTGCTGTTCCGCGAGCACCACGGGTGGCTCGCGGCCTGGCTGCGCAAGAAGACCGGCTGCCCGCACCACGCCGCCGACCTCGCGCAGGAAGCCTTCGCCCGCATCCTCTGCCTGGCCGACCCGGCCGCGCTGCAGCAGCCGCGCGCCTTCATGGTGACCACCGCCACGCGCCTGATCATCGACGAGGAGCGCAAGCGCAAGCTGGAGCTGGCCTATCTCGACGCGCTGGCGCTGATGCGCGATTCGCACCAGGCGTGCGCCGACAGCCCGGAGCAAATCATGCTGGCGGTGGAAGCGCTCGACGCCATCGCCGCCATGCTCGAGGGCCTGGCCGAGAAGCCGCGCCGGGCCTTCCTGATGAACCGCCTGGATGGCCTTTCGCACGGCGAGATCGCGGCCGAGCTGAAGGTCTCGGCCAGCATGGTCAAGCAATACCTGGCCGCCGCCGCGCTGCATTGTTACCGCGCGCTCTATCCCGCCGCCCCCGACATCCGCACCGCATAA
- a CDS encoding PepSY-associated TM helix domain-containing protein: MKSKTLRGWYAVHRWTSLICTINLLLLCVTGLLLIFHHEIDDLLGQGHQSAAVAAGTPRPTLQQLVDKTLAANPGTAMKSLSFFGEDGDHFVGVRIGPPGVASLREGTSVFYNADSGDKHALGGDETFTGFILKLHVNLFLGFPGQLFIGVVGLVFVLSMVSGIVLYGPFMRKLAFGLVRFGRQWRIVQADLHNLSAIAVMVWALVVGLTGAFLSLSPLIIGVWQKTELADLIRTLPAAAPAALIAPDRAVQVAAEAVPGKDLAYVFYPGSEYATARHYMVVLRGHTELEKRVFNIAVVDAETGALADRRGMPWYMQVLLLSAPFHFGDYAGMPLKILWALFTVLTTLATVTGLIIWMKRSRNAVRQIDAAEAAIAGAALKEQA, encoded by the coding sequence ATGAAGAGCAAGACCTTGCGCGGCTGGTATGCGGTGCACCGCTGGACCAGCCTGATCTGCACCATCAACCTGCTGCTGCTGTGCGTGACCGGCCTGCTGCTGATCTTCCATCACGAGATCGACGACCTGCTGGGCCAGGGGCACCAGAGCGCCGCGGTTGCCGCCGGCACGCCCCGGCCGACGCTGCAGCAGCTGGTCGACAAGACGCTGGCCGCCAATCCGGGCACGGCGATGAAATCGCTGAGCTTCTTCGGCGAGGACGGCGACCACTTCGTCGGCGTGCGCATAGGCCCGCCGGGCGTGGCCAGCCTGCGCGAAGGCACCTCGGTGTTCTACAACGCCGACTCCGGCGACAAGCATGCGCTGGGCGGCGACGAGACCTTCACCGGCTTCATCCTCAAGCTGCACGTCAACCTCTTCCTCGGCTTCCCCGGGCAGCTCTTCATCGGCGTGGTCGGCCTGGTGTTCGTGCTGAGCATGGTCAGCGGCATCGTGCTGTACGGCCCCTTCATGCGCAAGCTGGCCTTCGGCCTGGTGCGCTTCGGCCGCCAGTGGCGCATCGTGCAGGCCGACCTGCACAACCTGTCGGCCATCGCCGTGATGGTGTGGGCGCTGGTGGTGGGACTGACCGGCGCCTTCCTGTCGCTGTCGCCGCTGATCATCGGCGTATGGCAGAAGACCGAACTGGCCGACCTGATCCGCACGCTGCCGGCGGCCGCGCCCGCGGCGCTGATCGCCCCCGACCGCGCGGTGCAGGTGGCCGCCGAGGCGGTGCCGGGCAAGGACCTGGCCTATGTCTTCTACCCCGGCTCCGAATACGCCACCGCGCGCCACTACATGGTGGTGCTGCGCGGCCATACCGAGCTGGAGAAGCGCGTCTTCAACATCGCCGTGGTCGACGCCGAAACGGGCGCGCTGGCCGACCGGCGCGGCATGCCCTGGTACATGCAGGTGCTGCTCTTGTCCGCTCCCTTCCATTTCGGCGACTACGCCGGCATGCCGCTGAAGATCCTGTGGGCGCTGTTCACGGTGCTCACCACGCTGGCCACGGTGACCGGCCTGATCATCTGGATGAAGCGCAGCAGGAACGCGGTGCGCCAGATCGACGCGGCGGAAGCCGCCATCGCCGGCGCCGCCCTCAAGGAGCAAGCATGA
- a CDS encoding MFS transporter, protein MSSIPKTHTVQAAAATAASTGAGAHAQHAAPGLSPALIGLLATGAGLAVASLYYSQPMLGVLADDIGASERAVGMVPMSTQLGYALGILLLAPLGDRYDRRRIILIKAAILTVALLLAGAASGVGMLLVASLGVGLTATMAQDIVPAAATLAPEQSRGRIVGTVMTGLLLGILLSRVVSGFVAEHFGWRAMFVGAAASIAAIGVAAWRGLPRFHPTTHLRYGALLGSLATLFKKHGALRRAALAQGLLSIGFSAFWSTLAVMLHGAPFHLGSAAAGAFGLAGAAGALAAPLAGRISDKKGPELVTRLGVGLATVSFAAMALSPWFSTQGQLVLIALAAIGFDLGVQATLVAHQSIVYSIEPGARSRLNAVLFVGMFIGMAAGAALGSLALAQWGWIAVIALATLSSVLALAVRLWPGAARAR, encoded by the coding sequence ATGAGCAGCATTCCCAAGACGCATACAGTACAAGCCGCCGCGGCTACCGCGGCCTCTACCGGCGCCGGCGCGCATGCCCAGCATGCCGCGCCCGGCCTGTCGCCCGCGCTGATCGGCCTGCTGGCCACCGGCGCCGGCCTGGCCGTGGCCTCCCTCTATTACTCGCAACCGATGCTGGGCGTGCTGGCCGACGACATCGGCGCTTCCGAGCGCGCCGTCGGCATGGTGCCGATGTCGACCCAGCTCGGCTATGCGCTGGGCATCCTGCTGCTGGCGCCGCTGGGCGACCGCTACGATCGCCGCCGCATCATCCTGATCAAGGCCGCCATCCTGACCGTCGCGCTGCTGCTGGCCGGCGCCGCCTCGGGCGTGGGCATGCTGCTGGTGGCCAGCCTGGGCGTGGGCCTGACCGCCACCATGGCGCAGGACATCGTCCCGGCGGCCGCCACGCTGGCGCCGGAGCAGAGCCGCGGCCGCATCGTCGGCACGGTGATGACCGGCCTGTTGCTGGGCATCCTGCTCTCGCGCGTGGTGAGCGGCTTCGTCGCCGAGCACTTCGGCTGGCGCGCCATGTTCGTCGGCGCCGCCGCCAGCATCGCCGCCATCGGCGTGGCCGCATGGCGCGGCCTGCCGCGCTTCCACCCGACCACGCACCTGCGCTACGGCGCGCTGCTGGGTTCGTTGGCCACGCTGTTCAAGAAGCATGGCGCGCTGCGCCGCGCGGCCCTGGCGCAAGGCCTGCTGTCGATCGGTTTCTCGGCCTTCTGGTCGACCCTGGCGGTGATGCTGCATGGCGCGCCGTTCCACCTGGGCAGCGCCGCCGCCGGCGCCTTCGGCCTGGCCGGCGCGGCAGGCGCCCTGGCCGCGCCGCTGGCCGGCCGCATCTCGGACAAGAAGGGTCCGGAGCTGGTGACCCGCCTGGGCGTGGGCCTTGCCACCGTGTCGTTCGCCGCGATGGCGCTGTCGCCGTGGTTCTCGACCCAGGGCCAGCTGGTGCTGATCGCGCTGGCGGCGATCGGTTTCGACCTCGGCGTGCAAGCCACCCTGGTGGCGCACCAGAGCATCGTCTACAGCATCGAACCCGGCGCCCGCAGCCGCCTGAACGCGGTGCTGTTCGTGGGCATGTTCATCGGCATGGCCGCCGGCGCCGCCTTGGGCAGCCTGGCGCTGGCGCAGTGGGGCTGGATCGCGGTGATCGCGCTGGCCACGCTGAGCTCGGTGCTGGCGCTGGCGGTGCGCCTGTGGCCGGGCGCGGCCCGGGCCCGCTGA